The DNA window AGATCGGTGTCAGCAAAAGCACAATGATCATGAGATATTTCATGGGGCACCTCTTTTCGCTTCCGATTACGTGTTCTTCAAATGTTTGAGATGAAAGGCGCCGCAGTCTCAGCGAAGGGCAGCGCTAAATCTTGCCGAGCGGGCCTCGATGGCCCTGGGGTGGATCTGGGCGGTCGAGGGCATTTTGCCGGATATATTCTCTATCCTGTCGGCGGTGCCGGGATGGGTCTGGGTGATACCTCCCCCGGACGATCCGCTCCTCTGCCCGAGCCTTTTGAGGAAAGACAGGAGCGCACCGGGATCGTACCCGGATTTCGCCAGGGTCTGCAGGGCGGCTTCGTCTGCCGCATATTCCTGTGACCGGCTGTATCCATTGACGACGAGGGTCTTGAAGACATCGTCGATGCTGCCCTCGAAGAGGCTTACCAGTTGAGAGATCTCGCCGGAGGTGTAATTGCGCGCCGCCGTGGTCCCGATGACGGTGATCGCCTGGGTCCAGCGCGCGCTCTTGATGGCCGATATTCCGTCGCGTTTGTTGATGTGTGCCGCTTCATGGGCAAGGACCGCCGCCAGTTCGTCCTCGCCTGCAGTTGTCCTTATCATGCCGCTGGTAATGAAGATGGTCCCGCCGGGAGCGGCAAAGGCGTTTATCTCGTTCGTCTCGAGGATGGCGAAGTGGTACCCGCCGTAGGTGAAAGGTTTGCCGGAATTGAGGGCGACCGTTTTTCCGACGAGGTTCACATACCGCGTGAGTTGCGCATTCGTGGAAAGTTGATAGGAACCGAGAATCTTTGCGGCCACGGCCCGGCCGACATAGTATTCTT is part of the Syntrophorhabdaceae bacterium genome and encodes:
- a CDS encoding M48 family metalloprotease → MMRKYLTLLCAILFLAALASCDTSSFGNISQHIGTAMTVVDATSKAARPISDEEEYYVGRAVAAKILGSYQLSTNAQLTRYVNLVGKTVALNSGKPFTYGGYHFAILETNEINAFAAPGGTIFITSGMIRTTAGEDELAAVLAHEAAHINKRDGISAIKSARWTQAITVIGTTAARNYTSGEISQLVSLFEGSIDDVFKTLVVNGYSRSQEYAADEAALQTLAKSGYDPGALLSFLKRLGQRSGSSGGGITQTHPGTADRIENISGKMPSTAQIHPRAIEARSARFSAALR